The following coding sequences lie in one Sorghum bicolor cultivar BTx623 chromosome 6, Sorghum_bicolor_NCBIv3, whole genome shotgun sequence genomic window:
- the LOC110436529 gene encoding 60S ribosomal protein L23a-like isoform X1, which produces MGVSHSGPFYKTSAPGARVSSQPSSLRVRLSPPPAEVRREFQEADMAPKAAPAKKGDAKTQALKVAKAVKSGSVKKKTKKIRTSVTFHRPKTLKKARDPKYPRISTTGRNKLDQYQILKYPLTTESAMKKIEDNNTLVFIVDLKADKKKIKAAVKKMYDIQAKKVNTLIRPDGKKKAYVKLTPDYDALDVANKIGII; this is translated from the exons ATGGGAGTGAGTCACTCGGGTCCATTCTATAAAACCTCTGCCCCGGGGGCTAGGGTTTCCTCCCAGCCGTCATCCCTTCGCGTCCGCCTCAGCCCGCCGCCAGCAGAG GTCAGGAGAGAGTTTCAAGAAGCTGACATGGCTCCTAAAG CTGCTCCGGCCAAGAAGGGTGATGCCAAGACCCAGGCCTTGAAGGTTGCCAAGGCTGTGAAGTCTGGGTCTGTCAAGAAGAAGACCAAGAAGATCCGCACGTCCGTGACATTTCACCGCCCCAAGACCCTGAAGAAGGCTAGGGACCCGAAGTACCCAAGAATCAGCACTACCGGAAGGAACAAGCTCGATCAATACCAAATCCTCAAGTACCCCCTCACCACAGAATCAGCAATGAAGAAGATTGAAGATAACAACACTCTGGTGTTCATTGTTGACCTCAAGGcagacaagaagaagatcaaggcTGCTGTCAAGAAGATGTATGACATTCAGGCAAAGAAGGTCAACACCCTGATCAG GCCCGATGGGAAGAAGAAGGCTTACGTGAAGCTGACGCCCGACTACGATGCTCTTGATGTGGCCAACAAAATCGGCATCATCTAA
- the LOC110436529 gene encoding 60S ribosomal protein L23a-like isoform X2 gives MAPKAAPAKKGDAKTQALKVAKAVKSGSVKKKTKKIRTSVTFHRPKTLKKARDPKYPRISTTGRNKLDQYQILKYPLTTESAMKKIEDNNTLVFIVDLKADKKKIKAAVKKMYDIQAKKVNTLIRPDGKKKAYVKLTPDYDALDVANKIGII, from the exons ATGGCTCCTAAAG CTGCTCCGGCCAAGAAGGGTGATGCCAAGACCCAGGCCTTGAAGGTTGCCAAGGCTGTGAAGTCTGGGTCTGTCAAGAAGAAGACCAAGAAGATCCGCACGTCCGTGACATTTCACCGCCCCAAGACCCTGAAGAAGGCTAGGGACCCGAAGTACCCAAGAATCAGCACTACCGGAAGGAACAAGCTCGATCAATACCAAATCCTCAAGTACCCCCTCACCACAGAATCAGCAATGAAGAAGATTGAAGATAACAACACTCTGGTGTTCATTGTTGACCTCAAGGcagacaagaagaagatcaaggcTGCTGTCAAGAAGATGTATGACATTCAGGCAAAGAAGGTCAACACCCTGATCAG GCCCGATGGGAAGAAGAAGGCTTACGTGAAGCTGACGCCCGACTACGATGCTCTTGATGTGGCCAACAAAATCGGCATCATCTAA
- the LOC8075890 gene encoding probable protein phosphatase 2C 42 isoform X1 has product MALAVPVTLKTTEEGGNERFDYAVSAMQGYRQNMEDAHAIVLNLDAATGTSFFGVYDGHGGPAVSKYCARHLHTELLRHESFRDNLQTAIEGTFLRMDEMMKDRSAGWELSGYGGNDNWKAYKKALRWSLLLPFFCQKPDYPGPENDGCTACVVLMRGNQIIVGNAGDSRCVLSRNNVAVTLSTDFKPSLDAERARIVAAGHEVTFSERGNMHRIDDGIAVSRSLGDLLYKDKHDLDPQQQAITAFPEVRTEQITQDDQFLIIACDGIWDCLSSQQAVDFIRIYLNSDVGLAFICEALLGHCLSHPRGRDNMTVVLVRFKTPGACQVRLPRPINQAAAARAAAEQERAAAEQERAAAEQEQAAEEQERAATEQAAATRAASTSAPSSPSFRRPKTEESPKSSKSSEL; this is encoded by the exons ATGGCACTTGCTGTACCTGTGACACTAAAGACTACTGAGGAGGGTGGGAATGAAAGATTTGATTACGCGGTGTCAGCTATGCAAGGATACCGTCAAAATATGGAGGATGCT CATGCAATTGTCTTAAATCTTGATGCTGCAACTGGCACATCATTCTTTGGTGTTTATGATGGCCATGGAG GACCTGCTGTTTCAAAGTATTGTGCGAGACACTTACACACAGAGCTTCTCAGACACGAAAGTTTCCGTGATAATCTCCAAACTGCAATTGAGGGAACGTTCTTAAG gatggatgagatgatgaaagacaggAGTGCAGGGTGGGAACTATCTGGGTATGGTGGTAATGACAATTGGAAAGCATACAAAAAGGCTCTGCGCTGGAGTCTACTTCTACCCTTCTTCTGTCAG AAACCTGACTATCCGGGGCCAGAAAATGATGGATGTACTGCGTGTGTGGTTCTCATGAGAGGCAACCAAATCATTGTGGGAAATGCTGGTGATTCTCGCTGTGTACTCTCAAGGAATAATGTG GCGGTTACTCTATCCACAGACTTTAAACCAAGCCTTGACGCCGAAAGAGCAAGAATAGTAGCTGCAGGACATGAGGTGACTTTTAGTGAGAGAGGAAATATGCATCGTATTGATGATGGAATTGCAGTTTCAAGATCACTTG GTGACCTGCTGTACAAGGATAAACATGATTTAGATCCCCAACAACAAGCAATTACTGCCTTTCCTGAAGTTCGCACT GAACAGATAACTCAAGATGACCAGTTTCTTATCATAGCATGTGATGGAATCTG GGATTGCCTCTCAAGCCAGCAAGCAGTTGATTTTATAAGGATATACTTAAATTCT GACGTAGGGCTGGCGTTCATCTGCGAGGCCCTCCTTGGACACTGCCTGTCACACCCTAGAGGGAGGGACAACATGACTGTCGTACTGGTTCGGTTCAAGACGCCAGGCGCTTGCCAAGTTAGGCTGCCACGGCCGATCAACCAAGCTGCTGCCGCCCGAGCTGCTGCGGAACAGGAACGAGCTGCTGCGGAACAGGAACGAGCTGCtgcggaacaagaacaagctgcTGAGGAACAAGAACGAGCTGCTACGGAACAGGCTGCTGCCACTCGAGCTGCTAGTACTTCCGCACCATCCAGCCCCAGCTTCCGCAGACCCAAGACCGAGGAGAGCCCCAAGAGCTCCAAGAGCTCAGAGCTTTGA
- the LOC8075892 gene encoding uncharacterized protein LOC8075892: MSGASARGRLSPASGGGGDSEPRSAGGRTRSVSATRGRKPSPRPGRDVAAAAGATEEKKPAAVPTLLPSLSVPAGMRRQELLLRSGLSLDASCSSDASTDSFCSRASTGRIGRPAFGARKKKTLSQTDYKPVSMLEREGGLASQIDAAGVKRRCAWVTANTDPCYAAFHDEEWGVPVHDDKKLFELLVLSGALAELTWPAILNKRDIFREVFMDFDPVLVSKLSEKKIIAPGSPSSSLLSEQKLRGVIENARQILKIIEEFGSFDKYCWSFVNHKPILSRFRYSRQVPVKTSKADAISKDLVRRGFRSVGPTVVYTFMQVSGMTNDHLISCYRFAECAASSDGTGKLTDGNLANSSDSNHATAEQKMNRTNGLDSDIELSRTIDELSIS; this comes from the exons ATGTCCGGGGCTAGCGCGAGGGGGCGGCTGTCGCCAgcgtccggcggcggcggggactcCGAACCACGGTCCGCGGGTGGCAGGACGCGCTCGGTGTCTGCTACTCGCGGCCGGAAGCCCTCACCGAGGCCTGGGAGGGATGTGGCCGCGGCGGCAGGGGCAACGGAGGAGAAGAAACCGGCCGCCGTGCCTACATTGCTGCCCTCGCTCAGCGTGCCGGCGGGGATGCGTCGGCaggagctgctgctgcgctCGGGGCTGTCTCTTGACGCGTCCTGCTCCTCGGACGCGTCCACGGATTCGTTCTGCAGCCGGGCATCCACTGGCCGGATTGGGAGGCCGGCATTTGGGGCTAGGAAGAAGAAGACCCTCTCTCAGACTGATTACAAGCCTGTTTCCATGCTGGAAAGGGAGGGTGGATTAGCTTCCCAGATTGATGCTGCTGGTGTGAAGAGGAGGTGTGCATGGGTGACAGCAAATACTG ATCCCTGTTATGCTGCATTTCATGATGAAGAGTGGGGAGTTCCTGTTCACGATGACAA AAAGTTATTTGAGCTGCTGGTGCTGTCAGGGGCATTGGCTGAACTGACATGGCCAGCAATTCTGAATAAGAGGGACATATTCAG ggaagttttcatggattttGACCCAGTATTGGTCTCAAAATTAAGTGAGAAGAAGATTATTGCACCTGGAAGTCCTAGCAGCTCCTTGTTATCTGAACAGAAACTGCGTGGTGTTATTGAAAATGCACGCCAAATACTCAAG ATCATAGAGGAATTTGGATCATTTGATAAATACTGTTGGAGCTTTGTGAACCACAAACCTATATTGAGCCGATTCAGGTACTCCCGTCAAGTGCCTGTCAAAACATCGAAAGCAGATGCCATAAGCAAAGACTTGGTTCGAAGGGGTTTCCGCAGCGTCGGCCCAACAGTCGTTTATACCTTCATGCAAGTCTCTGGCATGACTAACGACCACCTTATCTCCTGCTACCGTTTTGCCGAATGCGCGGCCTCCTCTGACGGTACCGGTAAACTTACCGATGGAAACCTAGCAAACTCGAGTGATAGCAACCATGCCACGGCAGAGCAGAAGATGAACAGGACGAATGGGCTGGATTCAGACATTGAACTCTCCAGGACTATAGATGAGCTCAGCATTTCATAG
- the LOC8075891 gene encoding magnesium transporter MRS2-C — protein sequence MDHDHLKDRLLLPSSRAAATNGPHHHRRATPAPGSTGAGGPPCGGGGAGGVSIDVNGLKRRGGGRRSWVRVDAATGAAEAVEVAKPALMRRLDLPARDLRLLDPLFVYPSAILGRERAVVCNLERLRCIITADEALVLREPDAAGGAAAEEAVRRYVDELQRRLVDRADDLPFEFIALEVALEAACSFLDSQAIELEAEAYPLLDELTAKISTLNLERVRRLKSKLVALTRRVQKVRDEIEQLMDDDGDMAEMYLTEKKMRMEASMLDDEDLQGIDNSHNGLGSSLSAPVSPVSTPPATRRLEKEFSFARSRHSSFKSSDSSQYNIEELEMLLEAYFVVIDYTLSKLTSLKEYIDDTEDFINIQLDNVRNQLIQFELLLTTATFVVAIFGVVSGVFGMNFEVPLFSVPHAFEWTLAITGVCAAVVFCCFLWYFKKRRFFPL from the exons aTGGACCACGACCACCTCAAggaccgcctcctcctcccgtcCTCCCGCGCCGCCGCGACGAACGGgccccaccaccaccgccgcgccacGCCCGCGCCGGGCAGTACTGGCGCCGGAGGCCCACCATGTGGCGGCGGAGGAGCAGGCGGCGTGTCCATCGACGTCAACGGCCTgaagcggcgcggcggcgggaggCGCTCGTGGGTGCGCGTGGACGCGGCGACGGGCGCCGCGGAGGCGGTCGAGGTCGCCAAGCCGGCGCTGATGCGGCGCCTGGACCTGCCCGCGCGGGACCTCCGCCTCCTCGACCCGCTCTTCGTCTACCCGTCCGCCATCCTCGGCCGCGAGCGCGCCGTTGTCTGCAACCTCGAGCGCCTGCGGTGCATCATCACCGCCGACGAGGCGCTCGTCCTGCGCGAACCCGACGCCGCTGGGGGCGCCGCGGCGGAGGAGGCCGTGCGGAGGTACGTCGACGAGCTGCAGCGGCGCCTCGTCGACCGCGCCGACGACCTGCCTTTCGAGTTCATCGCGCTGGAGGTCGCGCTCGAGGCCGCCTGCTCCTTCCTGGACTCGCAG GCTATTGAATTAGAGGCTGAAGCTTACCCCTTACTGGATGAGCTGACAGCCAAAATTAGTACCCTCAACTTGGAACGAGTCCGGCGCCTAAAGAGCAAGCTGGTTGCATTGACAAGGAGAGTTCAGAAG GTCAGAGACGAGATAGAGCAGCTGATGGATGACGATGGTGATATGGCTGAAATGTATCTCACTGAGAAGAAGATGAGGATGGAAGCATCAATGTTAGATGACGAGGACCTTCAGGGAATTGACAATAGTCATAATGGGTTGGGTTCATCTCTGTCGGCTCCAGTTTCACCAGTTTCGACACCCCCTGCAACTCGGAGGCTTGAGAAGGAATTCAGTTTTGCCAGAAGCAGGCACAGCAGCTTCAAGAGCTCAGATAGCAGCCAGTACAATATAGAAGAACTGGAAATGTTGTTGGAGGCCTACTTTGTTGTTATCGACTACACCCTCAGCAAGTTGACTTCG CTAAAGGAGTATATTGATGATACAGAAGATTTCATCAACATACAGCTG GATAACGTCCGGAACCAACTGATCCAATTCGAGCTGCTCCTGACCACGGCCACATTCGTGGTGGCCATCTTCGGGGTGGTATCGGGGGTTTTCGGCATGAACTTCGAGGTCCCTCTTTTCTCGGTGCCCCACGCGTTCGAGTGGACCCTCGCCATAACGGGGGTCTGCGCCGCCGTCGTCTTCTGCTGCTTCCTCTGGTACTTCAAGAAGAGGAGGTTTTTCCCACTGTAG
- the LOC8075890 gene encoding probable protein phosphatase 2C 42 isoform X2, producing MALAVPVTLKTTEEGGNERFDYAVSAMQGYRQNMEDAHAIVLNLDAATGTSFFGVYDGHGGPAVSKYCARHLHTELLRHESFRDNLQTAIEGTFLRMDEMMKDRSAGWELSGYGGNDNWKAYKKALRWSLLLPFFCQKPDYPGPENDGCTACVVLMRGNQIIVGNAGDSRCVLSRNNVAVTLSTDFKPSLDAERARIVAAGHEVTFSERGNMHRIDDGIAVSRSLGDLLYKDKHDLDPQQQAITAFPEVRTITQDDQFLIIACDGIWDCLSSQQAVDFIRIYLNSDVGLAFICEALLGHCLSHPRGRDNMTVVLVRFKTPGACQVRLPRPINQAAAARAAAEQERAAAEQERAAAEQEQAAEEQERAATEQAAATRAASTSAPSSPSFRRPKTEESPKSSKSSEL from the exons ATGGCACTTGCTGTACCTGTGACACTAAAGACTACTGAGGAGGGTGGGAATGAAAGATTTGATTACGCGGTGTCAGCTATGCAAGGATACCGTCAAAATATGGAGGATGCT CATGCAATTGTCTTAAATCTTGATGCTGCAACTGGCACATCATTCTTTGGTGTTTATGATGGCCATGGAG GACCTGCTGTTTCAAAGTATTGTGCGAGACACTTACACACAGAGCTTCTCAGACACGAAAGTTTCCGTGATAATCTCCAAACTGCAATTGAGGGAACGTTCTTAAG gatggatgagatgatgaaagacaggAGTGCAGGGTGGGAACTATCTGGGTATGGTGGTAATGACAATTGGAAAGCATACAAAAAGGCTCTGCGCTGGAGTCTACTTCTACCCTTCTTCTGTCAG AAACCTGACTATCCGGGGCCAGAAAATGATGGATGTACTGCGTGTGTGGTTCTCATGAGAGGCAACCAAATCATTGTGGGAAATGCTGGTGATTCTCGCTGTGTACTCTCAAGGAATAATGTG GCGGTTACTCTATCCACAGACTTTAAACCAAGCCTTGACGCCGAAAGAGCAAGAATAGTAGCTGCAGGACATGAGGTGACTTTTAGTGAGAGAGGAAATATGCATCGTATTGATGATGGAATTGCAGTTTCAAGATCACTTG GTGACCTGCTGTACAAGGATAAACATGATTTAGATCCCCAACAACAAGCAATTACTGCCTTTCCTGAAGTTCGCACT ATAACTCAAGATGACCAGTTTCTTATCATAGCATGTGATGGAATCTG GGATTGCCTCTCAAGCCAGCAAGCAGTTGATTTTATAAGGATATACTTAAATTCT GACGTAGGGCTGGCGTTCATCTGCGAGGCCCTCCTTGGACACTGCCTGTCACACCCTAGAGGGAGGGACAACATGACTGTCGTACTGGTTCGGTTCAAGACGCCAGGCGCTTGCCAAGTTAGGCTGCCACGGCCGATCAACCAAGCTGCTGCCGCCCGAGCTGCTGCGGAACAGGAACGAGCTGCTGCGGAACAGGAACGAGCTGCtgcggaacaagaacaagctgcTGAGGAACAAGAACGAGCTGCTACGGAACAGGCTGCTGCCACTCGAGCTGCTAGTACTTCCGCACCATCCAGCCCCAGCTTCCGCAGACCCAAGACCGAGGAGAGCCCCAAGAGCTCCAAGAGCTCAGAGCTTTGA